A section of the Streptomyces sp. CG1 genome encodes:
- a CDS encoding NADPH-dependent F420 reductase, with protein sequence MRIGVLGTGNMADALATHWVRAGHEVTIGGRDAHKAERLATRVGGSVKPGSLRGAAEFGQVVLAALPFGAGVDVAGDLHAALEGKVLIDCSNPVGPGFRLLTEGGSSAAQQLAAAAPGAHVVKAFNLCHEDVWRMRPPVFDGRPLAVPVCGDDETALARVRELVRDVGCEPVAGGGLERAGLLEATAALFIALWVGEGADARAIAPPLAYAAGPSHQGTEGDTGAFR encoded by the coding sequence ATGAGAATCGGCGTACTGGGAACTGGCAACATGGCCGACGCGCTCGCCACCCACTGGGTGCGCGCCGGGCACGAGGTGACCATCGGGGGACGGGACGCACACAAGGCGGAGCGGCTCGCGACGCGCGTCGGAGGCAGCGTGAAGCCTGGCAGTCTGCGCGGGGCGGCCGAGTTCGGTCAGGTGGTGTTGGCCGCGCTGCCCTTCGGGGCGGGAGTAGACGTGGCTGGGGACCTGCACGCGGCTCTGGAGGGCAAGGTGCTGATCGACTGCTCCAACCCAGTCGGGCCGGGCTTCCGGCTGCTGACGGAAGGAGGCTCCTCAGCCGCGCAGCAACTGGCCGCGGCGGCGCCAGGAGCCCACGTGGTCAAGGCTTTCAACCTCTGCCACGAGGACGTGTGGCGCATGCGGCCGCCCGTCTTCGACGGGCGACCACTGGCCGTGCCGGTCTGCGGGGACGACGAGACAGCCCTCGCGCGCGTACGCGAGTTGGTGCGGGACGTGGGCTGCGAACCCGTGGCCGGCGGCGGTCTCGAACGTGCGGGACTCCTGGAAGCGACCGCTGCGCTGTTCATCGCCCTGTGGGTCGGCGAGGGAGCGGATGCCCGGGCAATCGCACCTCCTTTGGCATACG